Proteins found in one Amycolatopsis camponoti genomic segment:
- a CDS encoding dienelactone hydrolase family protein, translated as MTDEIVAGTVTITGHGGDELEAYLAKPTDTTPRGGVVVIHHMPGYDAATKEMVRRFAVEGYNALCPNLYTREAPGADPDDAAATVRAAGGVPDDRLVGDVSGAADHLRALENANGRIGVIGHCSGGRQAFLSGCSLDIDAAVDCYGAFVVNDPPEAMKQMKPLLGLASRLSCPLLGLFGADDQFPGPDEVAVLAAELEKLGKPHEFHTYAGAGHSFFAVDRPSYRPEAAKDGWERIFDFYSRTLTV; from the coding sequence ATGACCGACGAGATCGTCGCCGGGACCGTCACCATCACCGGCCACGGCGGTGACGAGCTCGAGGCCTACCTGGCCAAACCCACCGACACGACGCCCCGCGGCGGCGTCGTGGTGATCCACCACATGCCCGGCTACGACGCGGCGACGAAGGAGATGGTCCGCCGCTTCGCCGTCGAGGGCTACAACGCGCTGTGCCCCAACCTGTACACGCGCGAAGCACCGGGCGCGGACCCGGACGACGCGGCCGCCACGGTCCGCGCGGCCGGTGGCGTCCCGGACGACCGGCTCGTCGGTGACGTCTCGGGCGCGGCGGACCACCTGCGCGCGCTCGAGAACGCGAACGGCCGCATCGGGGTCATCGGGCACTGCTCGGGCGGCCGCCAGGCGTTCCTTTCGGGTTGTTCCCTGGACATCGACGCGGCGGTCGACTGCTACGGCGCGTTCGTCGTCAACGACCCGCCCGAGGCGATGAAGCAGATGAAGCCGCTGCTCGGCCTGGCGTCCCGGCTGTCGTGCCCGCTGCTGGGCCTCTTCGGCGCCGACGACCAGTTCCCCGGCCCGGACGAGGTCGCCGTCCTGGCGGCCGAGCTGGAGAAGCTGGGCAAGCCGCACGAGTTCCACACGTACGCGGGTGCCGGCCACTCGTTCTTCGCCGTCGACCGCCCGAGCTACCGGCCGGAAGCCGCGAAGGACGGCTGGGAACGCATCTTCGACTTCTACTCCCGCACCCTGACGGTCTGA
- a CDS encoding MFS transporter, which yields MTTQLTSGRYKWVALSNTTLGVLMSALDGSIVIISLPAIFRGIGLDPLAPGNIGYLLWMILGYLLVQAVLVVTLGRLGDMFGRVKMYNLGFVVFSAASVALSFDPFHAGGGALWLIGWRIVQAVGGSMLTANSAAILTDAFPAEQRGMALGVNQITALAGQFLGLVVGGLLAEIDWRAVFWVSVPFGLLGTIWSIRSLREVGTPKRAKVDWGGNVTFAAGTALLLAAITYGIQPYGGAATGWGSPWVLGGIGAGVLLLLLFGLIETRVAAPMFQLSLFKIRAFAAGNVAALLTSVARGGMQFMLIIWLQGIWLPLHGYDYERTPLWAGIYLLPLTVGFLVAGPVSGYLSDRFGARLFSTGGLLLVAAAFLGLLALPVDFPYPAFAALLVLSGIGQGMFSAPNTSAIMSSVPTEQRGVASGMRATFQNSGTSLSIGVFFSLMIAGLASSLPQTLTSGLQAHGVPASVADGVAQLPPVSTLFAAFLGSNPVGHLLGPDVLAGLSPADRSTLTGGEFFPQLVSGPFHHGLVVVFTAAAVMAVVAAVASASRGARYFHTPEGSKENR from the coding sequence TCATCATCTCGCTGCCCGCGATCTTCCGCGGCATCGGGCTCGACCCCCTCGCCCCGGGCAACATCGGCTACCTGCTCTGGATGATCCTCGGCTACCTGCTGGTCCAGGCCGTGCTGGTGGTGACGCTCGGGCGGCTCGGCGACATGTTCGGCCGCGTCAAGATGTACAACCTCGGCTTCGTCGTCTTCAGCGCCGCGTCGGTCGCGCTGTCGTTCGACCCGTTCCACGCGGGCGGCGGCGCGCTGTGGCTGATCGGCTGGCGGATCGTCCAAGCCGTCGGCGGCTCGATGCTGACGGCGAACTCGGCCGCGATCCTCACCGACGCCTTCCCCGCGGAACAACGCGGCATGGCGCTCGGCGTCAACCAGATCACCGCGCTGGCCGGCCAGTTCCTCGGCCTGGTCGTCGGCGGGTTGCTCGCGGAGATCGATTGGCGTGCCGTGTTCTGGGTGAGCGTCCCGTTCGGGTTGCTCGGCACGATCTGGTCGATCCGCAGCCTCCGCGAAGTCGGGACGCCCAAGCGCGCGAAGGTCGACTGGGGCGGCAACGTCACCTTCGCCGCCGGGACCGCGTTGCTGCTGGCCGCGATCACCTACGGCATCCAGCCCTACGGCGGCGCCGCGACCGGCTGGGGCAGTCCGTGGGTGCTCGGCGGGATCGGCGCCGGCGTGCTGCTGCTCCTGCTGTTCGGCCTCATCGAGACCCGCGTCGCGGCGCCGATGTTCCAGCTTTCGCTGTTCAAGATCCGCGCGTTCGCCGCCGGCAACGTCGCCGCGCTGCTGACCTCGGTCGCCCGGGGTGGCATGCAGTTCATGCTCATCATCTGGCTGCAGGGGATCTGGCTGCCCCTGCACGGCTACGACTACGAGCGCACCCCGCTGTGGGCGGGCATCTACCTGCTGCCGCTGACCGTCGGGTTCCTCGTCGCGGGTCCGGTGTCGGGCTACCTGTCCGACCGGTTCGGGGCCCGGCTGTTCTCCACCGGCGGGCTCTTGCTGGTCGCGGCCGCGTTCCTCGGGTTGCTGGCGTTGCCGGTGGACTTCCCCTATCCGGCGTTCGCCGCGCTGCTCGTCCTCAGCGGGATCGGCCAGGGCATGTTCTCCGCGCCCAACACCTCGGCGATCATGAGCAGTGTGCCGACCGAGCAGCGCGGGGTCGCCTCCGGGATGCGGGCGACGTTCCAGAACTCCGGGACGTCGTTGTCGATCGGCGTGTTCTTCTCGCTGATGATCGCCGGGCTGGCGTCTTCGTTGCCGCAGACGTTGACCAGCGGGTTGCAGGCCCACGGCGTCCCGGCGTCCGTCGCGGACGGCGTCGCCCAGCTGCCGCCGGTGAGCACGCTGTTCGCCGCGTTCCTCGGCAGCAACCCGGTCGGGCACCTGCTCGGCCCGGACGTCCTGGCCGGGCTGTCCCCGGCCGACCGCTCGACCCTGACCGGCGGGGAGTTCTTCCCGCAGCTGGTCTCCGGTCCGTTCCACCACGGCCTGGTGGTCGTGTTCACGGCGGCCGCGGTGATGGCCGTCGTCGCCGCGGTGGCCTCCGCTTCCCGCGGCGCGCGTTACTTCCACACCCCCGAGGGATCGAAGGAGAACCGATGA